A single genomic interval of Spirosoma taeanense harbors:
- a CDS encoding APC family permease: protein MATQTGHKIGWLTACSLVIANMVGTGVFTSLGFQLAAVQNTWSILLLWLLGGVLALIGAFTFAELGTHYPDEKGGDYIFISRALHPLLGYVSAWVSLVGGFAAPVAIAGKAMESYLNPFGLTNTRILTVGIILVIALLHSVNLRQSRVFQNATTILKIGFIALVLVAGFYLAPASVSNAFRFDDSYRQEVFTSSFAVSLLYVTYAYTGWNAAAYIVAEIRDPRRNLPRALLLGTLIVTVMYIALQVIFLKLASVAQLSGQAEVAVIAFANRFGPTAGRWVSAGIAFQLIATMSSYVWIGARVTSRMAQDYPLWRYFGRETERQLPVRAIWLQTGLTLVLLFSGALEQVLLCTSFVLQLMATLSVASLLRTPRQPTDFPGPLRPWLQWLYIIFSLFVLVFIVTDRPLESLIGLGIVLIGGLTYWLNPRHVRV, encoded by the coding sequence ATGGCCACTCAAACCGGACATAAAATCGGCTGGCTAACGGCCTGCTCGCTGGTCATTGCCAATATGGTCGGGACGGGCGTGTTTACCAGCCTGGGATTTCAGCTAGCGGCCGTTCAGAACACCTGGTCGATTCTGCTGCTGTGGCTGCTGGGCGGTGTTCTGGCGCTGATTGGTGCCTTTACGTTTGCCGAACTGGGCACGCATTATCCCGACGAAAAAGGGGGCGATTACATTTTCATCTCGCGGGCGCTGCATCCGCTGCTGGGCTACGTATCGGCCTGGGTATCGCTGGTGGGTGGGTTTGCGGCTCCCGTTGCCATTGCGGGAAAAGCAATGGAATCCTACCTGAACCCGTTTGGCCTGACCAACACCCGCATCCTGACGGTGGGTATTATTCTGGTCATTGCCCTGCTTCATTCGGTTAATCTGCGACAGAGCCGGGTGTTTCAGAATGCGACGACCATCCTAAAAATCGGCTTTATTGCCCTTGTGCTGGTGGCTGGATTTTACCTGGCGCCCGCGTCGGTGAGCAACGCCTTCCGGTTTGATGATAGTTACAGGCAGGAAGTGTTCACGAGTTCGTTTGCGGTCTCGCTCTTATATGTCACCTACGCCTATACGGGCTGGAACGCAGCCGCCTATATTGTTGCCGAAATTCGCGATCCACGCCGGAATCTGCCCCGTGCCCTGCTCCTGGGTACGCTCATCGTTACGGTCATGTATATCGCTTTGCAGGTTATCTTTCTAAAACTGGCGTCCGTAGCACAGTTGTCTGGGCAGGCCGAAGTAGCGGTAATTGCCTTTGCCAACCGTTTCGGGCCGACCGCGGGCCGCTGGGTCAGCGCGGGAATTGCCTTTCAGCTCATTGCCACCATGAGTTCATACGTCTGGATTGGCGCACGGGTCACGAGCCGTATGGCGCAGGACTATCCGCTGTGGCGGTATTTTGGTCGTGAAACCGAACGGCAGCTACCCGTACGGGCCATCTGGCTGCAAACCGGCCTTACGCTGGTGCTGCTCTTTTCGGGTGCGCTCGAACAGGTGCTGCTCTGTACGTCGTTTGTGTTGCAACTGATGGCGACGCTGAGTGTGGCAAGCCTGCTCCGCACCCCGCGCCAGCCGACAGACTTCCCAGGCCCGCTTCGGCCCTGGCTGCAATGGCTCTACATTATCTTCAGCCTGTTTGTGCTCGTCTTCATCGTAACCGACCGACCTCTCGAAAGTCTGATCGGTCTGGGCATCGTTCTAATCGGCGGACTCACTTACTGGCTCAACCCCCGACATGTGCGTGTTTAA
- a CDS encoding mycofactocin-coupled SDR family oxidoreductase: MADLQGNVAFITGAAHGQGRAVALALAKQGVRIVAFDIARPLAYPGYVLGSESELDSLQREVEALGTACLTVTGDVRRDADITPAVERALADFGRIDILFNNAGICAYGLAHELSEEEWDAMLDINLKGAWLVARRVIPVMMNQRSGVIINNSSIAGLRGMNRLSHYAASKWGLVGLTKSWAIELAPYHIRVNSIHPTGVNTPMNDGLAELEGTTTQEIAERSAGNLLPVPWVEPEDVSAMVLYLVSEGARYITGSQFVLDAGLLTR, translated from the coding sequence ATGGCCGACTTACAGGGAAACGTTGCCTTCATTACCGGTGCGGCCCACGGTCAGGGACGGGCCGTTGCGCTGGCGTTAGCGAAGCAGGGCGTTCGGATTGTGGCCTTCGACATTGCCCGGCCCCTCGCCTACCCCGGTTATGTCCTCGGTTCCGAAAGCGAGCTGGATTCGCTGCAACGGGAGGTGGAAGCCTTAGGTACAGCCTGCCTGACAGTTACCGGCGATGTTCGGCGCGATGCTGACATTACGCCCGCCGTTGAGCGGGCGCTGGCCGACTTCGGGCGGATTGATATTCTGTTCAATAACGCAGGCATCTGCGCCTATGGTCTGGCCCATGAGCTGTCCGAAGAAGAGTGGGACGCCATGCTCGACATTAACCTGAAAGGCGCCTGGCTGGTAGCTCGGCGGGTGATTCCGGTCATGATGAACCAGCGGTCGGGGGTTATTATCAACAACTCATCCATTGCCGGACTGCGGGGCATGAACCGACTCAGCCATTACGCAGCCTCCAAATGGGGACTGGTTGGCCTGACCAAATCCTGGGCTATTGAACTGGCTCCCTATCATATCCGCGTGAACTCGATTCACCCTACGGGCGTCAATACCCCCATGAACGACGGCCTGGCCGAACTGGAAGGAACGACTACGCAGGAAATCGCCGAACGCTCGGCGGGCAATCTGCTGCCCGTGCCGTGGGTGGAACCGGAAGACGTATCAGCCATGGTGCTGTATCTGGTTTCCGAGGGAGCGCGGTACATTACGGGCTCGCAGTTTGTCCTCGACGCCGGCCTGCTGACGCGATGA
- a CDS encoding transposase — translation MKVVVTRTPISDQSADSPMLIHKWRWVVERTFSWFGNNRRLAKDYERTTNSAESFLWIAHIRRTLKWAGR, via the coding sequence ATGAAAGTGGTCGTCACTCGAACCCCCATCAGCGATCAGTCGGCTGATAGCCCAATGCTTATTCATAAGTGGCGGTGGGTCGTCGAACGTACCTTCAGTTGGTTTGGCAACAACCGGCGGTTAGCTAAAGACTATGAACGCACGACGAACTCAGCCGAAAGTTTTCTTTGGATCGCTCACATTCGTCGAACCCTCAAATGGGCAGGGCGTTAA